From a single Nicotiana tabacum cultivar K326 chromosome 8, ASM71507v2, whole genome shotgun sequence genomic region:
- the LOC107812761 gene encoding calcium-binding allergen Ole e 8-like, which produces MATKPSVYLQDMEEVKKVFARFDANGDGMISGDELSGVLKALGSDTSPDEVERMMAEIDTDRDGCINLQEFADFCKSDDSVDGGAKELKEAFDLYDQDHNGLISAAELHQILNRLGQNCTIQDCTRMITSVDADGDGNVSFEEFKQMMCNNSKK; this is translated from the coding sequence ATGGCTACCAAGCCCTCCGTTTACCTTCAAGACATGGAGGAAGTCAAAAAAGTATTCGCGCGCTTCGACGCCAACGGCGACGGTATGATCTCCGGCGACGAGCTTTCCGGCGTATTAAAAGCCTTAGGATCCGACACTTCGCCGGACGAGGTTGAACGTATGATGGCTGAAATTGATACCGACAGAGACGGCTGCATCAACCTACAGGAGTTCGCTGATTTTTGCAAAAGTGATGATTCCGTCGACGGCGGTGCTAAGGAACTGAAGGAAGCGTTTGACCTTTACGATCAGGACCATAACGGCTTGATTTCTGCTGCGGAGCTTCACCAGATCCTCAACCGTTTGGGCCAGAATTGTACCATTCAGGATTGTACTAGAATGATCACATCCGTTGATGCTGACGGTGACGGTAACGTTAGCTTTGAGGAGTTCAAACAGATGATGTGTaataatagtaaaaaataa